TTGGTCCCCGATACCGTCGGCCCAGGACGATGCCTCCTGCATCGTGAACCATTCCTTCCTTTCCTTCGCACGAATGGCCAGCTGCCTGGAGTTCAGGTCCAGTCCTTTCAGCACATCCTTCTCCCCGAATTCTCTCACGGCCTCGCCGTAGGCGGATTGGATGCAGTCGATGAAGAACTCCACCAAGGGTGAATAATCCCCGGTCTTGTCCGTGTACCTCAGAAGGTTGTAGTACACATCTCCGTCACCGAGGAGCTTGTCGTCGATCTTGCAGAGGTTGAAGTTTCTGTACCCAAGTTCCTGCATCAGGATATGGAAGAGCGAGCGCCCCGTCCTCCCGTTCCCTTCCAGGAACGGATGTATGCTCTCGAACTCATGGAAGAACACGACGGCGGTGACGATGCTCTCCAATGGCGAGTCCCTCAGCCATTCCATCAGATCCGATAACTCGGTCATCACATGTACGGAAGGGCATCCGATGAAAACCTCCTGGTCCCCGGCCACCACGTGCACTTCCTCCCCGTCCGTCCTGATCCTCCCTGGCACGCAATCCTCGTCGGTGCCGGTCAACAGGTATCTGTGCACCGCAGACACCGTACCGGTATCCCACGGCAGCCGGAAGAGGCCGGGGACGTAGTATGAATACAGGTGGTTGAGGATCTCCTGCTGGTTGCCGGGGTCGGTTGCCCTGACGATCCCCTCCGATCTCATCATCATGCGCGAGGATTCCTCGACCTCCCTGAGGCTCATCCTGTTCCCTTCGATCTTCGTGGACCAATGGGCATTCACCGCATGTGCCTCCTGAACGAGATCGGTGTAGTCCTTCTCGGCAAGGACGAAGGACCCCAGTGTCCTGTCCATATCGCCGATGTCGCGGATGGCATCCCTGTAGCCTTTGCTGAGCCTGACATCTATTTTGGTGAGGTCCTTCCTCTTGTGCCGTACAGGGACCAGATCCGCATAGAATCTTCTGTATTTATCATAGTTTATTATCATAATAATTTATCATAATTGATATCTATATATAAATAATCTGATGATTTGTTGGTTATTGTGATAAAAATTTATTATAATTAGTGTAAATAAGGCAGTGACTGGGGTGCGAACCATTCTTTTTTCCTTCAGTAGTGGCAGTTTAATACCGTTAGCTATACACTTTGTTGTTTTGTACATCAAAATAAGTCATTCTTTTATAAATTGCTTAAATATGATTGAAAAGTAGATAGAAAATATCGCACACTTTTCAATGAAGATTCAATGGAATATTGCTGTCACACATCACGTTTCTTTTTGACCGAGTACATTCACAAACGATAATCAACTCCGATTACAATCAAGGAAACGACATGCCCCGGACAGTCGTCACATACTATTCGGATACCGACCTCCTTCTTCATCCAGACGTCTACGGCAGGGCATACTCCGTCCTTCCGGAATACCGCAGGGAGAAGGCGGATTCCTTCGTCTTCGCCAAGGACAAGGCGCTGTCCGCAGGCGCATGGCTGCTGCTCCGCAGGGCCCTGGATGGCCTGGGAGAGGATCCCGACAGTGTCCGCATAGGATACCGGAAGAACGGCAAGCCTATAATGGAAGGCTCGGACATCCAATTCAATCTCTCACATTCCGAGCATCGCGTGATGTGCTCTGTATCCGATATCGACCTGGGATGCGACGTCGAGCACATACAACCCATCGATATGGACATCGCCAGGAGGTACTTCTTCGGTTCCGAGTACGGAACGATCTCCTCCGCTGATGACAGGGACGGCATGTTCTATCGTTTCTGGACCCTCAAGGAGAGCTTCATGAAGGCCACCGGCCTGGGATTCGAGCTCCCTCTGGATTCATTCTGCATCCACTTGGGTGAGGATATATCCGTGGACCAAACCGTCGACGGCAACGTCTATCATTTCAAGGAATACGACATGAACGACGGCTACAGATACGCCGTCTGCTCCCTGGCGGAGGACTTCTCTCCGAAGATGGAGTATGTAGACCTCGCTAAATACTCGTAATACCTTAGACCTTCGTGAGCTTCAAGCCGTCACCCTTCGCAATGGTACTTCTGGCCGCGATCCTCGCAGGTCTCCTCAACATGTTCTCCAAGGATCTGCTCAATGCAGGATTGGGTCCGATGGAGATCTGTGCCTGCCGCGAGGGAGTGACCGCCATAGTGTTCGCACTGATCCTTCTGGCCATCGACCGTTCAGCCTTCAAGGTCAGGATACGCGACCTTTGGATATTCGCCCTGTTCGGAGCGTTCAACGTCATCAGCAACGTGTGCGTGTTCACCGCTCAGGAGACGCTGCCTCTGGAAGTGGCGGCGGTGCTAGAGATGACCAGCCCATACTTCATGCTGGTCTTTGCATACTTCCTCTTCGGGGACAAGGTCACCAGAAGGAAGGTCCTCGCCGTTGTGATGGCCTTCGTCGGCTGCGTGTTCATCATCGGATTGGTCAATGGTGTCGACAATATCGACATACTCGGAGTCGCGATAGGGCTGCTCTCAGGAATGACCCTGGCGGCCTTCACCATAGGCGGAAAGGTCATCGGGGAGAGAGGGTATTCGGAGAACAGCGCCATGTTCTATTTCTTCCTGTTCAGCGCGATCCTGGTCGCGCCGTTGGCGGATTTCAACACGATCTGGACCGTGGCTAGTTCCGACTGGATCCTCTTGGCATGCATCATCGTCATGGGAATACTGTGTACACTGGCGCTCAACTATCTGGTCATCTATTCGATCCGCCGTATGGACCCGGCCACAGTCTCCATCGTGATCACCTCGAGCCTGATAGTGTCCACGTTATGCGGAGTATTGGTGTTCGGAGACGAGTTCCATTGGACCGATGTGATCGGTATAATACTCGTCATGGCCGCCATAATCCTATTGGACCCGCCTGAATCTCTTGTGAAGAGATTCAAGGGAAAGAGTTACGATTCATGAGGTATGCGTACTTACCCGAAGAATAGCTAGATTCTAGTTTTTGATGATTCACAATACATAGAAAAAACAATCTAGACTTTATATATCAAAGATTGAATTTTTCTAATATCCGTAATTTTATTACGGGATATAGATACTTTTATATGCCGTAAAAATATTACGGTAATGGGATAATATGCTGAGAAGATTCGCGGTTGAGAACTACAAAAATTTTAAGGGTCGCACGGTGATGGATTTCACAGCCGTGCGCAATTATTCGTTCAATGATCAATGCATAAGCAACGGTCTTCTTAACAAGGTCATACTACTCGGAAAGAACGGTTCCGGGAAGACGAACCTCGGCCTTGCAATCTTCGACATTGTCGTAACGCTGACGGACAACGTGGTATACAACAGGCAAATCGATCCTGGATCCTATTTGAACGGGGATTCCACCAAGAAGTATGCCACATTCGAATACGAATTCCAAGATGGAGACCGTACGATAAGATACATTTATCGCAAGACCGATCCGAGGACGATATCCTATGAGGAACTGGAGGTCAATGGGAAGCTCATATTCCTGCGTGACGGCGACAAGAGCGATTACAAGGGCCTTTCCAAGATCAACGCCGACAATCTCCGTATGGACATGGACAACGGTGCACTCTCGGTCGTCCGTTACATAAATGCGAACACTGTTCAGAACAAAGAATCTCCGATATCATTCATCATGGATTTTGTCTCACATATGCTGTATTTCAAATCCGACATAGAAGGAAACGGATTCATCGGTTATGGCAAGACCGGTGAGTTCATCTATGATTACATAATCAACAACGGGCTCACCGAGGATTTCAAGAGAATGTTGAAGGAATATGCTGAGGTCGAGGCTGATCTGGGTGTGGTGAAGATGCCGGGAACGCCAGGAGTCTTCGTCCAGAAGTTCAGGAACAGACAGCTTACATTCGAGTCAATATCGTCCACAGGAACGAGGGTATTCGCCCTTTTCTATTATTGGTACAAGCATTTCGGAGATGTCAGATTTGTATACATGGATGAATTCGATGCATACTATCATTACGAGATGTCTGAGAGGATAGTGAGGATGGTCTCACAGATGGAAGGTTTCCAGACGGTGTTTACGACTCACAACATATCCCTTCTTAGGAATTCCCTTTTGAGGCCTGACTGCTGCCTGACCATCGATAACGGGCGTATCCGTTCATTCTCCGATTCCACTGGAAGGGAGCTCCGCGAGGGTCACAATCTGGAAAAGATGTACCGCAACGGTGAGTTCGATGACTAAGGATATACTATTCGTCCTTGAAGGGGGGGAGGACGGAGCCCAGATTCCTCAAGGCCCTCATCGCAGTACCCGCGACGATAGGGATTATTCCGTATTCAGTTATGGCACAAGTCTGCACAAGATGCTGGATGGAATGTTCGAAGGCGGTGATATCGACACGGATCTGGATTTCCAGGAATATCTGAAATCCTGTAGAACCGGGAGCGGAGGCGATGTTCTCGACAGAACATTCACGGACATATTCCTCATGTTCGATATGGATCTGCAAGATCAGAATTTCGATAGTAGAAGAGTAAGGAAGGCGCTAGATTATTTCGATGATTCGACCGAGAATGGGAAGATGTACATCAATTACCCGATGTTGAATCATATAAACACATCGCACATCCTGATGATTCGTCATATCTCGACGAAAGAGTTTCTGTGGATGACATCAACCATTACAAGGAAATGGTCGGAAAAGAGGGGGATCCCGCATTGGCAGATGTGGGAAAAAACCTGCCTGATATGTGGAGGCGGATCATAGACTTGAATCTGATGAAGGCCAATCTCTTGGTGAATTAGGACAGAAGTATGCCTACAAGGGATATGTATTCAGAGCTTGGCCAGAAGAACATATTCGACTGTCAGACCGAGGAATTTGTGAAAGAGAATATGTTACACATCCTGAATACATCGGTTTTCAATGCAGTGGATTACAACCCCAGCAGATATCTAGCCTGATCCAGTGCTTCAGTGAAGAGATTCAAGGGCAAGGCCATTAAATCGGAATAAGACATAACATCCATCCAAGGTTTATGCCCCAGGGTGATGGACGGCGTGGCTATGATGTAGTTCAGGATCAGAGACCGTCACAGGCAGCGTCCTTCCTGGTCGAGCGACATGAAGTGATGGACATGTTCAGATTAAGTAAGGTACAGTACGGGATCTACGCAGAGTGCATTCAGAACCCTGATTCCACCAGATACAACATCCCCGCCATCGAGAGGATGCCGGACCATATGGACGTGGATAGACTCGTCAGGGCCGTTGACGCTCTGGTGGAGGCGCATCCCGGACTGAGGACCAGGGTGTTCGCTGATGACAGCGGTCAGCTGGTCCAGGAACTGGACTGCGAGGTGCACGCGATCGTCAAAGACATGTCCGACGAGGAGTTCGATTCTGTCAAGGACGATCTGGTCGTGCCCTTCGACCTTGCGAAAGGCCCTCTGGCCAGATTCGAGATCTACAGGACCCCTTCAGGCAACTACCTCTTCATGGATATCCATCACCTCATCTACGACGGCAGCGCGAACAAGGTCCTGGCAAGGGACCTGGGCGACGCGTACAAGGGCAAGCCCCTCGAGAAAGAGAAATTCACCATGCAGGACGAGGTGGCCTATGAGGACTCCAAGACCGATGGGGAGAAGGCCGAGGCGAAGAAGTTCTACGCCTCGTTCCTGGACGGCATCGAGACCGATTCGCTCCCTCCGAGGGACGTCTATTCCGACACCCCCTCCCAGGGAAGGATCGTGCAGCCCTTCCACATTGACGAGGAGAGGTTCCGTGCACTCCGCAAGGAAGTCGGCACCAACCGTACTGCATTCTTTATCACCGTCATGGGCGTCCTGACGGCCAGGATGGCCGGGAAGGACAACTCGTTCATCACATCGGTCCACAACGGCAGGAGACCTGAGAACGAGGACACCATCAACATGTTCGTGAGGACCATCCCGGTCTACACCGACATCTCCAAGGGATCCATCCGCGACATCATCTCCACGACATATCAGCGCCTGGAGGGCACATACAGGAACGATTCGATGTCCTACATCGAGCTGGCTCAGGAGTTCGGCCTGAACGCCGACATCACCATGGCCTACCAGAAGGATGTCTCGAAGCTCAAGTTCGTGGAGGGCTACGACGGCAACGTCGAGCGCATCTACAATAAGAAATACGTCTCCGGCGCAGCGATGACATTCGAGGTCGTCGACGCCGACTCCAAGACAGGCGACTACGTCATCGACCTGTCCTACCGCGCGGACATGTACACCGAAGGGATGATGAAGGCCCTGCTCCGCGCATACATCAAGCTTGCCCAGGAGCTGCTAGTCAAGGAACGTCTGGACGAGATCGATCTGATGGATGATGAATCCGCCGAGATCATCGACGGGTTCAACCAGACAGATGTCGATCAGGACCTCACCGTCACGCCTTACGATATGATCCGCAAATGGATGAAGGAGACTCCCGACTCCGTAGCATCAGTGTTCAAGGAAGAGCAGATTACCTACGGCCAGATGGATTCCGTCACATCCGCGATAGCCGCCTGCATCCATTCCAAAGGCATCGGAAGGGAGGACTTCGTCTCCATTTTGATCCCCAGAGGACAGCTCATGGTAACCGCTTCCATCGGAGTTCTCAGGGCGGGAGCCGCCTACCAGCCCCTGGACCCGTCCTATCCGAAGGAGAGGCTCAACTTCATGGTCAAGGACTCCGGAGCGAAGCTCCTCATAGCCGACAGGTCCCTGAGGGACATCCTGGATGAGTACAACGGAGACGTCCTGTTCACCGACGAGATCCCATCTCTGAAACCATCGGATGAGGAATACGAGCACAAACCCCAGGATCCGTTCACCATACTCTACACCTCGGGTACAACCGGAACACCCAAAGGATGCATCCTGGAGAACAGGAACCTCACATCCTTCCTTAACCATCACCAGAGGCATTTCCAGATAGATGAGAACAGCCGTGCGATCACATACGCCAGCTACGGTTTCGACGCATCGATGATGGACATCTTCACCACGCTCTGCTTTGATGCACACCTCTACATCATACCAGAGGAGATGCGCCTGGACATCATGGCGATGGACCGTTATTTCACGGAGAATCAGATCACGCATGCTTTCATGACCACACAGGTGGGAAGGCAGTTCGTAACCATGACGGAATGCAAGACGCTGAAGCACTTCTCCCTCGGAGGGGAGAAGCTGGTCCCCGTCAACCCGCCGGAGTGGCTGGACTTCGTGAACCTCTACGGTCCCACAGAGACCACTGTATACGTCACATACCAGCAGGTCAAGGACGACAATCCGCTGTGCCCCATCGGAAGGCCCAACGACAACATCAAGGCGTACATCATGGACAAGAACGGACGCCAGCTTCCAGTTGGAATCCCCGGTGAGCTGGTCGTCGCCGGACCGCAGGTCACTAGAGGATATCTTAACAGGCCCGACAAGACCTCCGAGGTCTTCATAGTCAATCCGTTCTGCAGCGAGCAGAAGTACCGCCGCGCATACCGCACCGGGGACATCGTCAGATGGCTGCCGGACGGAGCTATCGAGTACATCGGCAGGAACGACGGACAGGTCAAGGTAAGGGGATTCAGGATCGAACTGACCGAAGTGGAGAAGGTCATCCGCGAGTTCCCCGGAATCAAGGATGCGACGGTGGCAGCATTCGATGCACCTTCCGGTGGAAAGTTCATCGCAGCATACGTCGTATCAGATTCCAAGATCGACGTGAACGAGCTCAACTCGTTCATCGCCGAGAGGAAGCCGCCGTACATGGTACCGGCGGTCACCATGCAGATCGATGCTATCCCGCTAAACGTCAACAGCAAGGTGGACAAGCGCAAGCTTCCGAAACCGGAGATCCAGGCCGAGGACCTGACTCCGCCCGAGAATGATGTCCAGCAGAAGATATTCGACATCGTCAAAGGAGTGATCGGCACAGACGCATTCGGAGTGGACACGGACCTGTACGCAGCAGGACTGACTTCAATCACCACCATCCAACTGAACGTCCTCCTGTTCAAGGAGTTCGGTGTGGACATGCAGATCAAGGGCCTGAAGGAGAACTCCACCGTAAGGAAGCTGGAGAAGCTCATCGGATCCAGGTCGCCCTCGAAGACCTATGAGCAGAAGGACAGCTATGCACTGTCCAAGACGCAGGAGGGAATATTCGCCGAGTGCATCGCCAACCCCGGCAGCACCGTTTACAACATCCCTCTCCTGTTCAAGATCTCCAAGGATCTGGATGTCGAGAAGCTGAGGGAATCTTTGGTCAAGGCGGTGAACGCCCACAGCTTCATCCGCACCAGGATCTTCCTGGACTCCTCAGGCGATGTCCAGCAGAGTAGGGAGGACAAGGAGGACTACGGTGTAGCGGATATCCCTGTCGAGAAAGTCGATGACCTGGAGAAGGCCAAATCCAATCTGTGCAAGCCGTACAATATCATCGGCGACAGGCTGTTCAGGCTCAGGATTCTGGAGACGCAGTCGGAGAGGTACCTGTACATCGACATGCATCACATCATCTCCGACGGAACGTCGATGAACAACTTCCTGGACTCCGTGTCCCGCGCATACGCCGGAGAGGAGCTGGAGAAGGAGAAGTTCAGCGGATTCGAGGTAGTGATGTCCGAGAACGAGGCACGCACGCCCGAGGCGCTGGACAAGGCCAAGACATATTACGATAACCTCCTGGGAGGATGCGAGACCGACATCCTTCCCAGGACAGACCTCTACAGCAAGGACAAGGGATTGGGTTCCGTCGTCACCGACGGAGCGTCTACTGATGAGATTCAGAAGTACTGCAGCGAGAAGGGAGTCACCGTCAACGGAATGATGTGCTCCGTGTTCGGATTCGTGCTCTCCAAGTTCTGCGGAACCGAGGATCCCGTCTTCGCCACGGTATACAACGGAAGGGACGATTCACGTACCGCGGAGACCGTTGCCATGATGGTGAAGACCATGCCTGTGGTCTGCCATGTCAAGGGCAAGACCCAGGATTATGTCCGCGGCATCTCCCAGCAGCTCATGGACAGCATGTCGAACAGCGTGATGTCCTTCGCCGAGATCAACAAGGAGTTCGGTGTGAAATCCGATATGCTGTTCGTCTACCAGGGAGCGATGTTCGGATTCGAGACCATCTGCGGAGCACCCGCGGAGCAGATCCGCCTCTCGTCGGACCTGGTGAAGAGCCCGATCACATTCATGCTCTCCGAGGTCAAAGGCAAGCTGCACTACGAGTGCGAGTACGATAAGGCACTCTACAGCCACGGATTCGTCGAGAGTCTGGTGGACGCATTCGACACCGCTGTGGAAGGATTCCTGAAGAGGGACGAGCTGGCCGATGTCACCGTTCTGAGCGACAGGGCAGCAAAGGTCCTCGAGGGATTCGACCAGACCGGAGCGGAGCAGGATCTGGAAGTGCCCCCGTACATGATGATCGAGAAGTGGATGAAGGAGACTCCGGATTCCATCGCGGTCGCATACAAGGACGTCAGGATGACCTACAAGCAGCTCGATGAGATCTCGAGGAAGATCTGCGTCCTGCTGGAGTCCAAGGGCATAGGCAAGGAGGACTTCGTATCCGTCCTGGTCCCGAGGAGCGAGTGGATCGCACTCGCGACGGTAGGAATCATCAGGTCCGGAGCGGCATACCAGCCTCTGGACCCCTCCTATCCGAAGGAGAGGCTCAACTTCATGGTCAAGGATTCCGGTGCCAAGCTGGTCATCGTCGACCGCAAGCTCAGGGAAATCATCGACGAGTATCAGGGCGACGTCCTGTTCACGGACGAGATAGCCGACCTTCCGGACGGAACCCCTAAGGGAACCGTCTGCGGTCCGCTGGACGCCTTCACCATACTCTACACCTCTGGTACCACCGGAACCCCCAAGGGATGCATCCTGGAGAACGGCAACGTGAAGTCCATCATCAACCACTACACCAGGAACCTGGAGGGCAGCAACAAGATGCGCACGGCATCCTACGCCAGCTACGGTTTCGATGCGAACATGATGGACATCTTCACCTCGCTGTGCAACGGTGGGGAGCTGCATATAATCCCTGAGGACATGCGCCTCGACCTGCCCGAGGTGGACCGCTACTTCGTAGACAACGGCATCACCCACGGATTCATGACCACCCAGGTGGGAAGGCAGTTCGTCACCATGACCAAATGCAAGACGCTGAAGCATTTCCTGGTCGGCGGAGAGAAACTTGTCCCCGTGAACCCCGTCCCGTGGGTGGATTTCGTCAACATCTACGGTCCTACGGAGACATCGGTCTACGTTACAAGCCACCGCGTCAAGGACGACAATCCGCTGTGCCCGATCGGAAGGCCCACGGACAACACCAAGGCCTACGTCGTGGACCGCAACGGACATCTCCTTCCCGTAGGCGCCCTCGGAGAGCTTTATGTGGCCGGACCGCAGGTGTCCAGAGGATACCTGAACAGGCCGGACAAGACCTCCGAGGTCTTCATCAAGAACCCGTTCACCAACGATCCGTACTACTCGCGTGCATACCGCACCGGGGACATCGTCAGATGGCTCACCGACGGTACGATCGAGTGCATCGGAAGGAACGACGGCCAGGTCAAGGTCAGAGGCTTCAGGGTCGAACTTACAGAAGTGGAGAAGGTCATCCGCGAGTTCCCCGGAATCAGGGATGCCACGGTAGCTGCCTTCGATTCTCCGGCCGGCGGAAAGTACATCGCGGCCTATGTCGTATCAGACAGCAAGGTCGATGTGGAAGCTCTCAACAGGTTCATCGGGGAGAGGAAGCCGCCTTACATGGTGCCTGCCGCCACGATGCAGCTGGACAGGATACCGCTGAACGTCAACAGCAAGGTGGACAAGCGCAAGCTGCCCGAACCCACACTTGATTCATCCAGGATGGAGGGCAGGATGCCCAAGAGCGAGGCGGAGAAGAAGCTGTGCGAGATCTTCGCCACCGTCCTAGGGCTGGAGAAGGTGTATGCGGACGACGACTTCTTCGCGATCGGAGGAACATCGATCTCCGCATCCAAGCTCGTGCTGAACTGCATGAATGCAGGCTTCCCGCTGGTCTACAAGAACATATTCGACAACCCCACGCCCGAGCAGCTGGCCAGGTTCATCACCAAGCAGGAGCCCGCAGCCGGAGGCGAGGAACCGAAGGAAGAGGTCGTCGCAGACGAAGGGCCTCTGTCAGCCAACGTCGCTGACAGGCTGGACGAGATCAGCTCTCACAGCCCCAAGAAGATCATGCTCACCGGATGCACCGGATACCTCGGATCGCACGTGCTCTACGAGCTGCTCAGGAGGAACGTCAAGGAGGTGTTCTGTCTTGTGAGGAGCGGAAAGGGACAGACATCCGAGGAGAGGCTCAAGTCGATGTTCATGTACTACTTCGGAGGAATGTTCAACGAGAGCGTCCTCGAGAAGGTCAAGGTCCTGGATTGCGACATCACCGACAAGGACCTCTACGACAAGGTGAAGGACCTGGACTTCGACACGATCATCAACTGCGCCGCGATAGTGAAGCACTTCGCAGCTGACGACTCCATAGACAGGGTCAACGTTGGAGGTGTCGTGAACCTGATAGACGTCGCCAAGAGGAAGAACGCGATGCTCGTCCAGATCTCAACCGAGAGCGTTGCCGGTGAATCCGTCAACGGCAGCGTCCCCATCGACAAGAAGATGAAGGAGAACGAGCTGTTCTTCGGGCAGAACCTGGAGAACAAGTACGCCCACTCCAAGTTCATGGCGGAGAAGGCGATGATCGACGCCATACCCTCCGGCCTCAGGGCGAAGATCATCCGTGTCGGAAACCTGATGAGCCGTGACAGCGACGGTGAATTCCAGATCAACTTCGACACCAACGCCTTCATGAAGCAGATGAGGTCCTATGTCAAGCTCGGATTCTTCTCCGTCACCGATATGGACATCGAGGTGGAGTTCTCACCCATAGACATGGTTGCCAAGGCCGTGGTCATCCTCGCAGGGACCCCCGACCAGTTCACCGTGTTCCATGTGAACAACTGCCATAAGGTCCACATGGCCAACGTGCTGAAGGTCATGAGGGACAACGACATGCCCGTGGAGGTCGTTTCCAAGAAGGTCTTCGACCAGAGGTTCATGGAAGCGCTGAAGGACGAGTCCAAGGGAGAGTACGTCTCCGGACTGATCAGCTATCTCGGAAACGCCGGTGAATCCAGGAGGTTCATCGCTGCCGACGAGATATACTCCATCAAGGCCCTTTACAGACTGGGCTTCTCCTGGCCGATCATCTCCGAGCAGTACATCGACAGAGCGTT
The nucleotide sequence above comes from Methanomassiliicoccales archaeon LGM-RCC1. Encoded proteins:
- a CDS encoding Fic family protein encodes the protein MIINYDKYRRFYADLVPVRHKRKDLTKIDVRLSKGYRDAIRDIGDMDRTLGSFVLAEKDYTDLVQEAHAVNAHWSTKIEGNRMSLREVEESSRMMMRSEGIVRATDPGNQQEILNHLYSYYVPGLFRLPWDTGTVSAVHRYLLTGTDEDCVPGRIRTDGEEVHVVAGDQEVFIGCPSVHVMTELSDLMEWLRDSPLESIVTAVVFFHEFESIHPFLEGNGRTGRSLFHILMQELGYRNFNLCKIDDKLLGDGDVYYNLLRYTDKTGDYSPLVEFFIDCIQSAYGEAVREFGEKDVLKGLDLNSRQLAIRAKERKEWFTMQEASSWADGIGDQSVRNRLNALADMGVLEKQGKTRSMTFRFNDPFRRIRESLGDVLPESD
- a CDS encoding 4'-phosphopantetheinyl transferase superfamily protein yields the protein MPRTVVTYYSDTDLLLHPDVYGRAYSVLPEYRREKADSFVFAKDKALSAGAWLLLRRALDGLGEDPDSVRIGYRKNGKPIMEGSDIQFNLSHSEHRVMCSVSDIDLGCDVEHIQPIDMDIARRYFFGSEYGTISSADDRDGMFYRFWTLKESFMKATGLGFELPLDSFCIHLGEDISVDQTVDGNVYHFKEYDMNDGYRYAVCSLAEDFSPKMEYVDLAKYS
- a CDS encoding DMT family transporter, with translation MSFKPSPFAMVLLAAILAGLLNMFSKDLLNAGLGPMEICACREGVTAIVFALILLAIDRSAFKVRIRDLWIFALFGAFNVISNVCVFTAQETLPLEVAAVLEMTSPYFMLVFAYFLFGDKVTRRKVLAVVMAFVGCVFIIGLVNGVDNIDILGVAIGLLSGMTLAAFTIGGKVIGERGYSENSAMFYFFLFSAILVAPLADFNTIWTVASSDWILLACIIVMGILCTLALNYLVIYSIRRMDPATVSIVITSSLIVSTLCGVLVFGDEFHWTDVIGIILVMAAIILLDPPESLVKRFKGKSYDS
- a CDS encoding ATP-binding protein, whose product is MDFTAVRNYSFNDQCISNGLLNKVILLGKNGSGKTNLGLAIFDIVVTLTDNVVYNRQIDPGSYLNGDSTKKYATFEYEFQDGDRTIRYIYRKTDPRTISYEELEVNGKLIFLRDGDKSDYKGLSKINADNLRMDMDNGALSVVRYINANTVQNKESPISFIMDFVSHMLYFKSDIEGNGFIGYGKTGEFIYDYIINNGLTEDFKRMLKEYAEVEADLGVVKMPGTPGVFVQKFRNRQLTFESISSTGTRVFALFYYWYKHFGDVRFVYMDEFDAYYHYEMSERIVRMVSQMEGFQTVFTTHNISLLRNSLLRPDCCLTIDNGRIRSFSDSTGRELREGHNLEKMYRNGEFDD